CAATAAAGAACAcagtggtttagcaatactactgaaattCTGAATGAAACGCCTACAGAAGCCAGCATAGCCAAGGAAAGAACGAATATCCCTCACTGTCTTTGGGGTGGGTAATTaggaaatcaactctaccttggctCTATCAACCTCTATACCATGCTCAGAAACTAAATAGGcaagtaccaaaccactacttaccataaactgACACTTTTCCTAATCCAACAACAAgttcttttcttcacatctttCTAGGAtagcagtcaaatttttcaaacaagtgtCAAAAGAtttaccaaacacagaaaaatcatccataaaaatttcacacatctcatctaacatgttagagaaaatactcatcatgcagtGTTGGAAAGTAGCGGGTGCATTGCATAATCTGAATGGCATCCTATGAAAAGCATAAGTAACAAAGGGGCAAGTGAAGGTGGTCTTATCTTGATCCTCTAGTGCTACGACAATTTGATAATACCTAGAAAAACCAtccagaaaacaataaaaaacattaccagctactttttcaagtatctgatctaggaagggtaacaggaagtgatcttttcggctaaccgaatttaatttatgataatcaatgcacattctccaactcgttactttcctagatgggatcaactctccactaGCATTCTCAATGACAGTCAACCCATATTTTTTTGGtactacctgtgttgggcttacccactTGCTGTCGGAGATGGGATAGATGATGTCAGTAGCTAATAGTTTCaacacttctttctttaccacttcTTTTATGGTTGGATTCAATCTCCGTTGCACATCACGAACTGGACTTGCATCTCCTTCTAGAAAGATGTTGTGAGTACAGATTGCAGGATCAATCCCCTTGATGTTTGCAATAGTCCAGCCAATTCTCCTCGATGATGCCTCAATACTTGCAATAACTCAGTTTCCTGCTTCAAAGTaagatgagaagaaattaccacatgGAATGTGCCCTCATATGGACCTATAAAAGCATATTTCAAGTCTTTAGGTAGTGGCTTCAACTCAAGTGTAGGgacttcttcttctgatgacttcatGACTTCTGGTAAGTCAAGAGCTTCAAAACTTGGCGTACACCAACTACTCATATAACCTGCATTTAACAactgaggggaaccatctatctccGTGCACTGCCCCTCAGATTCTGTCAACTCTCTAGACAAAGGAACTGTCTCATAAAAAATATCAGGCTGCTTGGGagagtcattctcaaatgcactgtCAGAACCAAACACAAATAACAACtctgaaatatcaaaatcatctatcacatcaactgcacgtacctcaaagtcatcacaaccactaggcatcttgcaagcattgaacacgttcatctccaatgtcatattcccGAATGTGAGCTTCAGCACTCCACTTCGACAATTGATCAACGCATTGGAGGTAGTAAGGAATGGGCGTCCAAGTATGACACGTGTTTGAGAAATGGTAGAGATAGGCtactgcatatccaaaaccacaaagtccaccAGGTAGTAGAATTTGTtgacttgaaccaatacatcctcaataacacCCCGTGGTACCTTCACTAATCTGTCAGCCAACTGTAGTACAATGGAGGTTTTCTTTAGCTCACCTAACCCCAACTGCTCATATATCGAGAAtggtagcaagttcacactactccccaaataaagtagagctctcccaatgCGAGATTCACTGATCATAATGGAGACGGTGGGAGaaccaggatctctaagtttctgaggagtttcactcaatatcaatgcactaaccTGCTCTATCAAGAAAGCCTTCTTCTTTacattcaatttcctcttcactgtGCATAAGTCCTTTAAAAATTTTGCATACGAAGGAACCTACTAAATGGCATCCAAAAGTGGGATATTGATTTTCACCTGCTTGAAGATCTCTTGAATCTCAGTATAGTATTTGTTCTTTTGACCAACTACCAACCTCTggggatagggtaccacaggtcggtactccttactagtctcggCCTCCACATCAACTGAATTCTTCAATTCTTGGCTTACTTCCTCTAGTTTCTCTTGGGCCTCGTCTGACTCCACTGCAACTTCCGATGTCAAGGCAACTGTTTGCCTCTCAGTAGATATCTCGGGTCGGGGGACTTCcttcccacttctcaaagtaatgatGACCTTTGCCATCTCAATAGAATCCCTTGAAACATTATGCATTGGCTATTGTTGTTGCCGGTATACCTGAGGATTAGGATGAGGTTGCGCTGAAAATTTCCCTTTCTTTAAGGTACTCAACTGTGTACCGATCTTATTAATGGCGCCTCGCAGTTCATTGTTAGTTTTGgcctgaatttgcatgaactgctgaagaGTATCCTCAGGAGACCTTTTTGGTGGAACGGGTGCAACATTAGATGGAAACCCTAGAGGTGAGTAGTGTTGAGAAATCGGATGTGACTGATATGGGTGCTGAGACTGTGATGCAAAGGATTGGGGAGGCTGCTGAAACTGTGAAGAAGATTGACCAgcctgatcattcctccatgaaaaacttgcgtgattcctccatccttgattgtaagtgtttgagaaggGCTGATTGGGAGCTTCGTTAACCCAATTTGCTGACTAAATCTGAACAAACCTTCTCTCCTGTACTACCGTCATGATCGGACAATCTTGGGTC
The Malania oleifera isolate guangnan ecotype guangnan chromosome 13, ASM2987363v1, whole genome shotgun sequence DNA segment above includes these coding regions:
- the LOC131145812 gene encoding uncharacterized protein LOC131145812, translated to MHNVSRDSIEMAKVIITLRSGKEVPRPEISTERQTVALTSEVAVESDEAQEKLEEVSQELKNSVDVEAETSKEYRPVVPYPQRLVVGQKNKYYTEIQEIFKQKLRDPGSPTVSIMISESRIGRALLYLGSSVNLLPFSIYEQLGLGELKKTSIVLQLADRLVKVPRGVIEDVLVQVNKFYYLVDFVVLDMHAFENDSPKQPDIFYETVPLSRELTESEGQCTEIDGSPQLLNAGYMSSWCTPSFEALDLPEVMKSSEEEVPTLELKPLPKDLKYAFIGPYEGTFHVVISSHLTLKQETELLQVLRHHRGELAGLLQTSRGLILQSVLTTSF